The Hyphomicrobiales bacterium genome has a window encoding:
- the mraZ gene encoding Transcriptional regulator MraZ, with the protein MTDRFVSNFTNRLDAKGRVSIPSSFRAVLAKDGYEGLYVHQALDLPALDAGGNALRATIDDILARFSPFSDEWELLSTALNGTSEVLRVDTEGRMVLSEALKAHAGIGDTVTFVGHGHKFQIWEPERFRAHLDAARTRLRDVKRALGGLSGSAGGAGA; encoded by the coding sequence TTGACGGACCGCTTCGTCTCGAACTTCACCAACCGGCTCGACGCCAAGGGGCGTGTTTCCATTCCTTCCAGCTTCCGGGCGGTCCTGGCGAAGGACGGCTACGAGGGCCTCTATGTCCATCAGGCGCTCGATCTGCCGGCGCTGGATGCCGGCGGCAACGCGCTCAGGGCTACGATCGACGACATTCTCGCGCGCTTCTCGCCGTTCTCGGACGAATGGGAGCTGCTTTCGACGGCACTCAACGGCACCTCGGAGGTGCTGCGGGTCGATACGGAGGGGCGGATGGTGCTGAGCGAGGCGCTGAAGGCGCATGCCGGGATCGGCGACACGGTGACCTTCGTGGGGCACGGCCACAAATTCCAGATCTGGGAGCCCGAGCGCTTCCGGGCCCATCTCGACGCGGCGCGGACGCGGCTGCGCGACGTCAAGCGTGCGCTGGGCGGCCTGTCCGGTTCGGCGGGAGGGGCGGGCGCATGA
- the rsmH gene encoding 16S rRNA m(4)C1402 methyltransferase, whose translation MTGPADHGGAAPHVPVLLAEVLEALAPQPGGRYLDGTFGAGGYTRAILDAAPGATLLGLDRDPSAIAGGADLVAAMAGRLTLSQACFGELAEEAENFRMTPLDGVVLDIGVSSMQIDQAERGFSFRFDGPLDMRMSGQGQSAADIVNEAEEALLANIFYHYGEERRSRAVARAVVEARRKAPLATTKQLADLVAGIVRGEPGGAHPATRVFQALRIAVNDELGELVRALHAAEAVLKPSGRLVVVTFHSLEDRIVKQFFAERSGRVPAGSRHAPAVSAAQPTFRLISKGAVGPSEAEMRANPRARSAKLRAAARNEAPARAAEAGLVALSTVPDPQPRRRS comes from the coding sequence ATGACGGGTCCCGCTGATCACGGCGGCGCGGCTCCCCATGTCCCGGTGCTGCTCGCCGAGGTTCTGGAGGCGCTGGCGCCGCAGCCGGGCGGGCGCTATCTCGACGGCACCTTCGGGGCTGGCGGCTACACGCGGGCCATCCTCGATGCGGCGCCGGGCGCGACCCTGCTCGGGCTCGACCGCGATCCCTCGGCGATCGCCGGCGGCGCCGACCTCGTCGCGGCGATGGCCGGGCGGCTGACGCTGTCGCAGGCCTGCTTCGGCGAGCTTGCCGAGGAGGCTGAGAATTTCAGGATGACGCCGCTCGATGGCGTCGTGCTCGACATCGGCGTCTCGTCGATGCAGATCGACCAGGCGGAGCGCGGGTTTTCGTTCCGCTTCGACGGGCCGCTCGACATGCGCATGAGCGGGCAGGGGCAGAGCGCGGCCGATATCGTCAACGAGGCCGAGGAAGCTCTCCTCGCCAACATTTTCTACCATTACGGCGAGGAACGCCGCTCGCGCGCCGTGGCACGGGCCGTCGTCGAGGCGCGCCGCAAGGCGCCGCTCGCCACCACCAAGCAGCTCGCCGATCTCGTCGCCGGCATCGTGCGCGGCGAGCCGGGCGGGGCGCATCCGGCGACGCGCGTCTTCCAGGCGCTGCGCATCGCCGTCAATGACGAGCTCGGAGAGCTGGTCAGGGCGCTGCATGCGGCCGAGGCCGTGCTGAAGCCCAGCGGGCGGCTCGTCGTCGTGACCTTCCATTCGCTGGAAGACCGCATCGTCAAGCAGTTCTTTGCCGAACGTTCCGGCCGTGTGCCGGCCGGTTCGCGTCACGCTCCTGCCGTATCGGCGGCGCAGCCGACCTTCCGGCTGATCAGCAAGGGTGCGGTCGGGCCGTCAGAGGCGGAGATGCGCGCCAATCCGCGGGCGCGTTCCGCCAAGCTGCGTGCCGCCGCGCGCAACGAAGCCCCGGCGCGCGCCGCCGAAGCCGGCCTCGTCGCGCTTTCGACCGTTCCCGACCCGCAGCCGCGCCGGAGATCCTGA
- a CDS encoding conserved hypothetical protein (Evidence 4 : Unknown function but conserved in other organisms), which produces MIKLLHVIAIGALVSSAVYAYSIKYETTLAAEHLQKLKAKTQRERDAIQVLKAEWQFLNRPDRVQALAERHLDLQPFVVTQVVKVSEIPNRGPKVDTIGRKLEDLGLGLPTETPRSTTKASATTPGAKP; this is translated from the coding sequence GTGATCAAGCTCCTGCATGTCATCGCCATCGGCGCGCTGGTCTCCTCGGCGGTCTATGCCTATTCGATCAAATACGAGACGACGCTGGCGGCCGAGCATCTCCAGAAGCTCAAGGCCAAGACCCAGCGCGAGCGCGACGCGATCCAGGTGCTCAAGGCCGAGTGGCAGTTCCTGAACCGGCCCGACCGGGTTCAGGCCCTGGCCGAACGCCATCTCGATCTTCAGCCTTTCGTCGTGACGCAGGTGGTGAAGGTGTCCGAGATCCCCAACCGCGGCCCGAAGGTCGATACCATCGGCCGCAAGCTCGAGGATCTCGGTCTCGGCCTGCCCACCGAGACGCCCCGGAGCACCACCAAGGCGAGCGCGACGACGCCTGGAGCCAAGCCATGA